The window AACCCAGGTGCGCGCATTGCTCGACTATTGCGGGCTGGCGTTCGACGAACGCTGCCTGCGCTTCTTCGAGAACGACCGCCCGGTGCGCACCGCCAGTTCGGAGCAGGTGCGCCAGCCGATCTACCGCGAGGGCGTGGACCAGTGGCGGCACTTCGAGCCCTGGCTCGGGCCGCTGGAACGCGCGCTCGGCCCGGTCCTGCAGCATTACCCGGCACCGCCGCCGGGCGTTCCACAACCATAAGGCGGACCACCGTCATTCGCAGCCAGCAAACCGGGGAACACGACATGCACGCAAGCAAGCGCAACAGCCGCAAGACCGTTTTGCCCAGTCCGCACCGCCGCCTGCCGCTGGCAGTCGCCATCGCGATGGTGATGTGCGCGCCACAGGCATGGGCGCAGGATGCCGCCCCGGAGGGTCAGGAGAAGGACGCGCGCACCCTCGACACGGTCACGGTGACCGCGCAGAAACGCGAGGAGAACCTGCAGAAGGTGCCGATCAGCCTGCAGGTGCTGGGCAACACCCAGCTGGAGCAGCAGAACGTCTCCGACTTCGACGACTACGCCAAGCTGATCCCCAGCCTGACTTACGGCACCGCCGGCGGCGGCGTGTTCTCCGGCCCCGGCTTCGTGCAGGTGTACATGCGCGGCATCGCCAGCGGCGGCGACGGCAACCACTCCGGTTCCCAGCCCAGCGCCGGCATGTACCTGGACGACCAGCCGATCACCACGATCCAGGGCGCGCTGGACATCCACATGTACGACATCGAGCGCGTCGAGGCGCTGGCCGGTCCGCAGGGCACGCTGTACGGCGCCAGTTCGCAGTCCGGCACGGTGCGCATCATCACCCGCAAGCCGGATTCGTCGGCGTTCTCGGCCGGCTATTCGGTGGAAGCCAACGGCATCGACGGCGGCGGCTTCGGCCACGTGCTGGAAGGCTTCGTCAACATCCCGATCAGCGACCGCGCCGCGGTGCGCCTGGTCGGCTGGCAGAAGCACGATGCCGGCTACGTGGACAACATCCGCGGCACCCGCACCTATCCGACCTCGGGCATCACCGACGACAACGCCGACCTGGCCGAGGACGATTACAACACCGCCGACACCATGGGCCTGCGCGGCGCGTTGCGCTTCGACATCAACGACAACTGGACGATCACCCCGCAGCTGATCGCGCAGAAGCAGAAGGCCTACGGCAGCGCCGGCATCGACCCCAACACCGGCAACCCGGACATGGGCTACGACGCCTCCAGCGGCGACATGGCGGTGAAGCATTTCTTCCCGGAATCGTCCAACGATCGCTGGCACCAGGCGGCGCTGACGGTGGAGGGCAAGATCGGCAACTTCGACCTGACCTACGTGTTCTCGCAGCTCAAGCGCGATGTCGATTCCGAATCCGACTACAGCGACTACGGCTTCTGGTACGACACCCTGGCGGGCTACGGCGCTTATTTCTACGACGACAACGGCGACTACATCAATCCGGCGCAGTACATCCAGGCGACCGACGGCTACAAGCGCACCAGTCACGAGCTGCGAGTGTCCTCTCCGCAGGAGAACCGTTTCCGCATGGTCGCCGGCCTGTTCTGGCAGCAGCAGAGCCACGACATCTTCCAGCGCTACAAGGTCGACAACCTCACCCAGGATTTCTGGGTCAACGGCTGGGAAGACACCATCTGGCTGACCGCGCAACAGCGCAAGGATCGCGACGAGGCGGTGTTCGGCGAACTGTCGTTCGACATCACCGACGCGATCACCGTGACCGGTGGCATGCGCTGGTTCAAGGCCAACAATTCGCTGAAGGGCTTCTTCGGCTACGGCGACGGCTTCAGCGGCAGCACCGGTGTCTCGCAGTGCTTCTCCAACGAAGCATTCAACGGCGCGCCCTGCACCAACCTGGACAAGCGCGTCAGCGAGCGCGACTCGCTGGGCAAGGTCAACCTGACTTGGCAGATCGACGACAACAAGATGATCTACGCGACCTGGTCGGAAGGCTACCGGCCGGGCGGCATCAACCGTCGCGGCACGCTGCCGCCGTACACGTCCGACTTCCTGACCAACTACGAGTTGGGCTGGAAGACCACGTGGGGCAATGCCTTCGTGTTCAACGGGGCGCTGTTCCGCGCCGATTGGGAGGATTTCCAGTTCTCCTACCTGGGGCAAAACGGCCTGACCGAGATCCGCAATGCCAACAGTGCGCAGGTCGATGGCCTGGAGCTCGACCTCAGCTGGGCGGCCAGCTACAACCTTCAGATCAGCGGCGGCTTCGCCTGGTACGACGCCAAGCTGACCCGCAACTACTGCGGCTGGATCCGTCCCGACGGCGAACCGGAAACGGTCTGCCCGCCCGGCACGCTGAATCCCAACGGCGATCCGGTCGATGGCCCGCAGGCTGCATCCGGCACGCGCCTGCCGATCACCCCGAAGTTCAAGGGTGCGTTGAATGCCCGCTACACCTGGGACCTCGCCGGCGGAGAAGCCTACTGGCAGGCCTCGGCCTCGCACGTCGGCAATCGCCGGGTCGACCTGCGCGAAGCCGAGACCGCATTGCTCGGCACCCTGGCCGCGTACACCACGGCCGATGTTTCGGTGGGCTGGAGCAAGGACAACTGGTCGATCGACCTGTTCCTGAAAAACGCCTTCGATGAACGCGCCGAGATGAGCCGCTTCGCCCAGTGCGCCGCGCTGACCTGCGGCAACCAGCCGTACACGGTGATCGCGCAACCGCGCACGTTCGGGATCCGCTTCAGCCAGTCGTTCTGAGTCGGGCGAGCGTCACCAACAGGAAGGCCGCCCTCGCGCGGCCTTCTTTTCTCCGATACGCGAGGGGACATGTTTCAGAGGGCGATCGCCGTCGCCGGATCCGTGGCCGGATGCAGCCGGCGTTGCGCGTGCTCGACCGCGAGCAACAGCATCGCCGGCGAGACGTAGCGGCGATGCGCGCCTTCGATGCAGGCCATGTAGAAACGGCCGAAGAGGTTGCGCGCCTGCACGCGCGTCCCAAGGGTGATCCGCGCTTCATCGCCCGCAATGCGCACGCCCACGCAGGAGCGGAAACGCAGGTGGCGGTCGTCGGCGCCGAGCAGGACCTGAGCATGCAGTCCGCGCGGGTCGGTGGCCTGGTCGAGCACCGGATGGCGACCGGCGAACAGGTTGTCGCGATTCGGCGAAAGCAGCGACGACACCGGGCACCCCAACGGCGACGTGCGCAGGCGCAGCGGGCGTACCAGCACATTGCGCAGGCGCATCAGCCAGCTCACGCCGGCCGGTCGATTGGCCAGGAATCCTTCCAGCACATCGGCAAGCAGGTCGCTTGCCAGTTGGCCACGCAGGTTGGCGGCATGCAGCACCACTTCGAAGCTGTCCTCGTGTTCGAATCCTTCGCTCAATTGCGAAGACAGCAACGAACCCGCGGGCGGTGATGCGAGTTCGGTCACTGCACGGCCGCGACGGGCGATGAAACCGCCGGCGGTGCGCCACGCCTCTGCAAGTCCGCGCAGGCGTCCGGCGGCGCGACGAACGACGCTGCAGCCCGAATCCAACAGACCTCCCGGGGGGCCGTCCAGCGACAGTGCAATGGTTGGTATATCCCCGGAGCACGGTGGATGCGCGTGCAGATGGGCGAGCACGGTATCGGGCAACAGTTCTGTCAGGCCGGGGATATCGGCCTTGCCGGAGGCCACCAGCATGGCCAACGCAGGATCGTCGATGCCCCGCGTTCGTCGGTATGGCAGGACAGGGCGAACAGCGCGGGATGACCCGGTTTCAATGGCATGAATCGGTGCCAGGTGCCGCCGCCGAAGCGCACGGTGAACAGGCAGTCCGGCGGGATGTCGACATGGTGCAGGGCGTCGACGAAGGCGGTCGGCGAGGCTTGCATCGCCGCATCGGACACGGTGGAGAAACACAGCTGCGTGCCACCGCTGCCGGAGATCGCGGTGAACACGCGGTGGCCTGCATGGCGATGGAACGGGTGGCCCTCTGGTCCGACCGCGAACGAGAACAGCGCGGTGGATTCGCCGCGGGCGAAGTCGGTGGCGGCGATGCTCGCGGAGGGCTCGTCGAGCGCGTCGATGAAACCGGCTTGGCCATGCTGGCGCTTGCCGGTCTGGCGGAACAGGTCATCGCCGGCACCATGGCCGAGTTGCGCCACCAGGCTGACTTCGACCGGCAGGCGTCCGTGGCGGTGTTCGATGCGGGCGGTGGGGAACCCGCGGGCGGGGCGGGAGACGGTGGGCATGGCGTGCTCCTTCGGGAGAATCCTTCGATCAGCGCGCCTTTGCCTTCGTCTTGGCGCGCGACTCGCGTTTCAACGGACCCGCCGTCGGGCAAAGCTCGAAGGCGAAGCCGGTCAGCGTATTGACGAGGTTGTCGCCGTTGAGGCGATACACGATGAACTGGCCACGGCGCTCGCCCGAGACCAGCCCGGCGGCTTCCAGCAGGGACAGGTGCCGGGAGATCGCGGGCGCGGTCATCGAGAAGCGTTCGCCGATCTCCCCGGCGCTGAGTTCGCCTGCAGACAGGTAAGCAAGGATTTGCCGGCGTGCCGAGGACGAGAGGGCTTCGAAGATGCGATCCGCGCTCATGTGCAATTCAATGATTAACTATTTCGTTAATCATTGAAGCATCGGACGTGCTTGTCAAGCCCTGCAAACAGGAAGGCCGCCCGGAGGCGGCCTTCGTCCATCAGTGCCTGGGCGTCATCACTTCGCCGGCGTTGCCCGCACCGGCAACGGCACGTTGCACAGGTCGATGTGGCCGACCGGGATCGTGTAGAAGCCGTCGACGCGGTTGCGGCGGGCCTCGGTGGCATCGATGAAGGCCTGGCTGTCGGTGCGCAGCAATTGCAACGGGGTGCGCTGCGCTTCGGGCACATCGCTGGCGAGCTTGATGGAGAGGATCGGCGCGCGCTGCTCGGGCTTCTCGTAGAAGCCCATCGGTTCCGGGCCGCGCGGGATGACGCTCAGCAGCTCCATGCCCTTGACCACCCGGCCGACCGCGCTCAACTGGCGATCCAGCGCACGCGGTGCCTGTCCGATGGCGACGTAAAGCTCCGCGCCGATGCTGCTGTCGGGGGCGTTGTTGCGGCCGGCACCAAGCATGCCGTAGCAGTGGGCCATCCACGCCTTGCCTGTCTTCGGGTCGCGCGCGGCGGGCATGCCGTCGATGAAACCGACCTCGGGTGCCCAGCCGTCGATGTCGGGCAGCTTGTCGAAGCGCGCGCCCTTGGCATCGCGGGTGAATTCGGCGGGCAGCTTGGTGCGGGTGCCCGAAGGGTAGGCCTTCGCCTTTCCGGCTTCCTCGCCCTCGGCATCGCCGAACTGGACCACGAAGTTGTCCTGCGAGCGATAGATCGCCAGGCCATCCCAGAAGCCGCCCTTGGCCATGGTCTTGATGTTGGCCACGTGCTCCGGCGCAAAGCCCGGTGCGAGCTCGATGACCACGCGACCGGCCGGCAATTCCATGTACAGGGTGTTGGCCGGGTCGAGGTCGCGCCAGGCGCTCGCCGGCGCGGCATCGATGATTTCCTTGGCGCTGCGGTATTTGGGCTTGGCGGCGTCCTGCGCCAACGCGGGCGCGACGATGGCGAACGACAGGGCGATGGCGAGCAAGGCAGGGCGCATGGGGCATCCGGAATACGGGAAAGGCCGAAGCATAGCGTCCGCATCGGGTCGGGCAACGGGTGCGTTGATCGGGCTCTAATGCGATGACGTGACTACTGGCACATTCGCTATATCGAATTGAATACTAGTGTTCGTTCCAACATAGCCCCCGGCGAATCCGCAGATGGACGAAGCCCTGTTACGGAAATTCCACAAGGAGCTCAGCGCCGGCACGGTGTCGCTCGCCTTGTTGGCGGTGGTGGCGGCCTCGGTCGAGCCGATGTACGGCTACCAGATCGCCAAGCGGCTGGAGCAGACCGGCGACGGCGTGCTGGCCGGCAAGCAGAGCGCGCTGTATCCGGTGCTGCGCAATCTCGAAGGCGCCGGCCTGCTCGACAGCTTCGTCGAGCCCTCGGTCAGCGGGCCGCCGCGCCGCTACTACCGTGCGACGCCTGCCGGCCGCGACGCCCTGGTCGACTGGACCGCCGCCTGGCGCGCCACCCGCGATTCCCTCGATGCCGTGCTCAAGGAAGCCACCGCATGAACGCCATGCATGACCTGCCCACCACCATCCCCGCCTACCTGGAACGCCTGCGCCGCGCGCTGGATGGCTGCGACCCGGCGCTGGCACAGGACGCCCTGTACGACGCCGAGGACTACCTGCGTTCGGAACTCGCCGCCAATGCCGGCAAGTCCGAGGCCGAGGTGATCGCCGCAGTCGCCGGCAGCTACGGTGCGCCCGATGAAGTCGCCGACATCTATCGCGACACCGAGACCCGCGTGCAGACCGCGCTGCGCGCGCCGCCGCCGCCGCCTCGCAAATCGCTGCTCGGTCGCTTCTTCGGCGTGCTGGTGGATCCGCACACCTACGGCTCGCTGTTCTACATGCTGCTGGCGCTGGCCACCGGCATCTTCTACTTCGTGTGGGTGGTAATGGGCCTGTCGCTGTCCGCGGGCCTGGCGATCCTGATCATCGGCATCCCGTTCTTCATCCTGTTCATCGGCGCGACCCGCATCCTGGCGCTGGTGGAAGGGCGGCTGGTCGAGGTCATGCTGGGCGAGCGCATGCCGCGCCGACCGCTGTACAGCGACAGGAGCCTGCCGGTACTGCAGCGGATCGGCGCGATGTTCACCGACCCGCGCACGTGGGGCACGATGCTGTACTTCGTGGCGATGCTGCCGCTTGGCATCGCGTACTTCATCGTCGTCGTGGTGACGATGAGCATCGGCCTGGCGCTGATCGCCGCACCGATCGCGCAGGCGCTGGGCTACGGCACCCACATCCACATCACCCACACCGGCTGGTTCGATCCGACGTCGCCGTGGGCCTGGCCGTTGCTGGTGCTGGCGGGCCTGCTACTGGTGTTCGCTACCTTGCACCTGGCGCGACTGATCGGCCGCATGCACGGCAAACTGGCCAAGTACCTGCTGGTTCACGGCGCCGTGGTCTGAACCACGCTGCTGCTGGAAAGAAAAACGCCTGCATCAGCAGGCGTTTTTTGTTCCCGATGCCGGATCCTCGATGCATGCTCGGGTGCCGACCAAGTGGGTGCTGCAAGCCCGCGTCAGCGTTTCTTCGATGCCGACTTCGTTGCTAGCTTCTTCGCTGCAGGCTTGGACACGGACACCTTCCTTGCGGCGACCAGGTTCTTCGTCGCGACCGCTTTCTTCGGCGCGCTCGCTTTTTTTGCGGCAAGCTTGGACGAAGCTGACGTCTTGAGTGCGAACAAGGCGTGCTGCACGGGCTGATCCACCGGCTTGGCCGCGTGGTCGGCGATGAACGCACGCACCTGCGGATACACCTGCGTCCGCCAGCGGCGTCCGCTGAAGATGCCGTAATGGCCGGCGCCGGGCACCGTGACGTGCTGGCGGTCGGCGGCGGGGATGCCGGTGCACAGCTTGTGCGCGGCGCGGGTCTGGCCCTGGCCGGAAATGTCGTCGAGCTCGCCCTCGATCGTCAGCAGCGCGCAATCGCGGATCTTCGACGGATCCACGCGCTCGCCGGCCACGTCCCACAGGCCGCGCGGCAGCAGGTGTTCCTGGAACACCGTGCGGATGGTGTCCAGGTAGTACTCGGCCGGCATGTCCAGCACCGCGTTGTATTCGTCGTAGAACTTGCGATGCGATGCCGCGGAATCGAGGTCGCCCTTCAGCAGGTCCTGGTAGAAATCCCAGTGCGAGGTCTGGTGCCGCTCCGGGTTCATCGCCACGAAGCCCATGTGCTGCAGGAATCCGGGATACACACGTCGGCCGTGCCCGGGGTAATTGGCCGGCACGTTGTGGATCACGTTGTTCTCGAACCACGACAGCGGCTGGCGGGTGGCCAGGTTGTTGACCGAGGTCGGCGATTCGCGGGTGTCGATCGGCCCGCCCATCATCGTCATCGACTTCGGCAGCGGTTCGCCGTGCGCCGCCATCAGCGAGACCGCCGCAAGCACCGGCACCGTCGGCTGGCAGACGCTGACCACATGCAGGTTGTCGGTGCCGATGTGGCGGATGAACTCCTGCACGTAGGCGATGTAATCGTCGAGCTGGAACGGGCCGGCCTCGGCCGGCACCATGCGCGCATCGGTCCAGTCGGTGATGTAGACCTTGTGGTCGGCGAGCAGGGTTTGCACGGTGTCGCGCAGCAGCGTGGAGTGATGGCCGGACAACGGCGCCACCACCAGCACGCTGGGGTCGTCCTTGAGGTCGCGCAGCTTGTCTTCGTTGTCGGTGAAGCGCTTGAAGCGCAGCAACCGGCAGAACGGTTTTTCCACCGCCACGCGTTCCACCACCGGCACGGCCACGCTGTCCACCTCGACCTGGTGGATGCCGAACTCGGGCTTTTCGTAGTCCTTGCCAAGCCGGTACATCAGCTCGAAGGCGGCGGCAGTGCGCTGCGCACCCGGCACCGAGGCCAGCCAGCTGTCGTTGGCCGAGTACATCTTGGCGCCGGCATCGGCAAAGTACGTGTAGGGCGCAAGCCCGGCACGCCAGAATTCATGCAGTTGGTAAAGCAACATGCGTCCGCCAGCCCCTGTCATGCATCAAGTGATGCCGCATTGCAGCATAACGTATCGGCCGGAGGGGGCCGTGACCGCGGTCGCGCTTCGGCTCAGCCCGGCAATTCCAGCGCGGTCGCCTGCCCGGCCAGGGCCGGCGACAACCAGCAATGCGAGCCCAACGGACGCAGGCCGAGCGCACGCAGCCGCGTCGTGTAGAACGACGCCGGCCGCGACTTGAACTCGTGGTCGTCGCCCACCGCTTCGTCCTCGCGGGCGAAGGCTTCGATGAAGGCCACGCCGCCACAGAGTTCGGCCAGGGCGGGCAGGCCGCGCTCAAGTTCCCGGGTTGGCAGGTAGTGCAGCACGTCGCTGCAGACCAGCAGGTCGGCGGGCGGGCAGGGACGCAGGAACTCGAAGTCGGCGAAGCGCGCCAGGTGCAGGTTGCGGCGGCGGCCATGGCGGGCGATCGCGTACTCGCTGGCATCGAAGCCGAGGTAGGCCAGCTTCGGTCGCAGTTTCAGCAATGGGGCGCGCCACGCACCTTCCCCGCAGCCGATGTCGATGACGCTGCGGATCGGCCGCTCCAGGTGGTATTCGGCGGTGGCGACGGCCAGCGCGACCTTGCGCGCGAGTCGCGCCGCACCGCCAATTTCGCGATTGCGGTACCAGCGGTCGAAGTAGGCGCGGTCGTAGGTCTTGGTCATCGTGGCATCCTAAAGGCTTCGCCGCGCACGAGAGCAACCCGATGGCCTACCTGCTGACCAAGACCGCGCACCTGGTGTTCGTGATCGCATGGATGGCGACGGTGTTCTACCTGCCGCGGATCCTGGTCAACATCGCCGAAGCGGGCGACGAGCCTGCGGTTCGCGCGCGGCTGGTGCTGATGGGCCGGCGCTTGTACGGCTTCGGCCACACCATGTTCGGCATCGCCGTCGTGCTCGGCGCGGTCCTGTGGCTGCATTTCGGCTTCGGCGGTGGCTGGCTGCACGCCAAGCTGGCGTTGGTCGCAGCGTTGCTGGCGTATTTCATCGTCACGGGGCGCTGGCTGAAGGGGGTCGATGCCGGCCGCAAGTTGCCGTCGCCGACGGCGTTGCGCTGGTTCAACGAGGCACCGGTCGTGCTCTTGTTCGCGATTGTCTACCTGGTGCTGGCGAAGCCGTTCTGAGTATCTGCTTCTGTGGAGGGGCTTCAGCCTCGACTTTGCATCATCCGGTCGCGGCTTGCGCCACTCCTACAGGATGCCGATACGCCAACCGCCGCTGATTGAATTCAGCGCGGTTTGAAAGCCTCGACCGCCGGCAACTCCACCGGCACGCCATTGGCATCGCAGAGTTCCTTCGCGCACAGCGCCTCGCGCAGGCGCGGGGTTGCTTGCGCCGCGAAATGGAAGATCGCGTTCTGCTCCACGCTGCCGCGGATCGCGTCGCTGCCGGGGCCGCTTGCCCAGATGCCGACGTCATCGCCGCCGTGGGTTTCGTTCGGCAGCGGCACGGCGGACTCCTGCATGTAGTCGGGGTGCTCGGTGTCCACGCCGCGCAGGTCGGGACGACCCTCGGCGGGTTCGTATTCCTTGCCCATGTGCGGGTAGTGCTTCGGGCCGGCGGCTTGCGAGCTGCTGGCACCGGTGTAGCCGGGTCCGTTGGCATAGCTGAGCGTGGTGTAGGGCAGCCCCAAGCCGTCGTTGACCAGGCCGCCCTCATCGTCCTCGCCGCTGCCGCCGCGCACCTTGCCGAGGATCGGATTGCCTCGATGCGGATAACCGACGAAATTCAGCACGTGCGAGTGATCTGCAGTGACGATGAGGAGGGTGTCCTCGGCCGATGTTGCCTCGCTCGCCGCGCGCACGGCGTCGCTCATGGCCACCGTGTCGCTGAGTGCGCGGTACGCATTGCCGTAATGGTTGGCGTGGTCGATGCGGCCGGCCTCGACCAGCAGCACGTAGCCCTCGCGATTGCGCGAGAGGCGTGCGATCGCGGCGCGGGTCATCTCCGCCAGCGACGGTTCGCCGGCCACGTCCTTCGGGCGTTCGTATTCGAACTGCATGTGGTCGGGTTGGAACAGCGCGAGCAGGGGCTTGTCGAGTGGCGCGGCGTCGAGCTGCGCCTTGTTCCAGGCGTACACGCCGCCGCGGTGGCGCGTCTTCCAGTCGGCGATGAGGTCGCGGCCGTCGCGGCGCTCGCCGACCTTGTCGTCCTCTTCCGGATCGCGCTGGGAGGCGGGCATGAAGTTCTTGCGGCCGCCGCCCATCAGCACATCGAAGCCACGACCGAACGGGGTCTCCACCAGTTGCCGGGCGATGTCGATGCAGCCTTCGCGCACGGCTTGCGCGGGCAGGTCGCTGTCGTTCTCCCAGTTGCGTTCCGGTGAGTGGGTAAAGGTGGCACCGGGGGTGGCATGGGTGACCCGCGCAGTGGTGACCACGCCGGTGGCCATGCCGTTGCTCGACGCGAGCTCCCACAAGGTCAGCATCGGCGCGGCCAATGCACCCGCGCAGTCCTTGCGCTTCGCCCCTTGGCCGATACTGAGCACGCCGGCGCGGGTCTTCACCCCGGTGGCGATCGCGCTCATGGTCCCGGCCGAATCCGGCGTCTGCGAGTCGGTGTTGTAGGTCTTGCTCAGCGCGGTGGCCGGGAAGGTTTCCCAGGCCAGCCGGTTTTCCTCGCCGCTACCGCCCTTGCGCTGGCCTTCGAAGATGCGCGCCGCGGCCACCGTGGTCAGGCTCATGCCATCGCCGAGGAAAATGATCACGTTCTTCGCCCGGCCCTGCATCGCGCCGCGTGCGGCGGCCTGCGATGCGCCATCGCGGAACCACCACGCGGCGGTTTCGCCGGCGGGATGCGCGATCGACGGCACCGGCACGTCGATGCCGGTGGCGCGCGCCGAAAGCGCTTGTGCCGATGGGGTTTGGGTGGGAGCGCTGGCGCAGGCGGTGAGGGCGAATGCGCAGGCGAGCGGAAGCCAGGGACGGTGTGGGGGGAATGGCGTCATCCACCGATTATGAACGTTCCGCATGTCGGTCGTGCTTCAGTGTTGCACCCCGGGCACTGCCACGTTCGAAGGGGCTCGGGTATGGTCGCGGTCTGCCTCGCTGGGTGACCCGCATGTTCGAGTGGTGGTTCCGCATCAAGTTCTGGAAGCGCGTGGTCGCCGGCTTCGTCCTCGGGGCATTGGCCGGCTGGGCGTTCGGTCCGAATGCGGAGACCTGGTTCGGTCCGCTGGGCGATCTCTACGTCACCCTGATCAAGATGATCGCGGTGCCGCTGGTGTTCTTCGCGGTGATCAATGCGGTGGCCTCGCTCAGCGGACAGAAGTCGATCGCCGCGTTGGCCGGGCGTACCTTCCTGTGGTTCGCGATCACCGCGGTGCTGGCGGTGGGCGTGGGCCTGGCGTTCGGCTGGATTCTCAAGCCCGGGCTCGGCGTCGGGGTCTTGCAGATTGCGTCCGATTACAAGGAAAAGCAGGTTCCCGGCGTGCTCGACATGCTGCTGAACCTGGTGCCATCGAATCCGTTCCAGGCGCTTGGCGGTGCGGCCAGTGCGAAGACCTCGGATGGCATGACCGTGCTGGTGCCGCGGCTGGGCACCGTGCTGCAGGTGATCTTCTTCGCCGGCGTGATCGGGTTCGCGATGGTGAAGCTGGGCGAGAAAGTCGCCGGCATGCGCAAGCTGGTCGGCGAGGCCAGCGAAATCATGATCCAGGTCACCCGCTTCGTGCTGGAGTTCACCCCGATCGGCACGTTCGGCCTGATCGCGGCGCTGGTCGGTGGCTACGGCTTCGAGCAACTGCGGCCGTTGCTGATGTTCGTGGTCGCGCTGTACGTGGCATGTGCGTTCCACATCATCGTGGTCTATGGCGGCTTGTTGATGGCGCACGGACTGAATCCATGGAAGTTCTTCCGCGGCGCTGCGCCGGGCATGCAGGTGGCGTTCGTGGCGTCCAGCAGCTTCGCGGCATTGCCGGTGTCGCTGCGCAGCGCCACCCACAACCTCGGCGTGGACAAGGATTACGCCGCGTTCGCGGTGCCGCTGGGCGCGACCATCAAGATGGATGGATGCGGTGCGATCTACCCGGCGCTGGCGGCGGTATTCATCTCGCAATACGCCGGCATCGAGTTGTCGCTGTCGCAATACCTGATCATCGCGCTGGCCTCGGTGCTGGGCAGCTTCGGCACCGCCGGTGTGCCCGGCACGGCGGTGATCATGGCCACGGTCGTTTTGTCCGCGGCTGGGCTGCCGCTGGAGACGATCGGCTATCTGTATGCCATCGATCGCGTGCTGGACATGATGCGGACGATGACCAATGTCACCGGGCAGATGCTGGTGCCGGTGCTGGTGGCGAAGCAGACCGGCATGCTCGACCGCAC of the Thermomonas carbonis genome contains:
- a CDS encoding dicarboxylate/amino acid:cation symporter, translating into MFEWWFRIKFWKRVVAGFVLGALAGWAFGPNAETWFGPLGDLYVTLIKMIAVPLVFFAVINAVASLSGQKSIAALAGRTFLWFAITAVLAVGVGLAFGWILKPGLGVGVLQIASDYKEKQVPGVLDMLLNLVPSNPFQALGGAASAKTSDGMTVLVPRLGTVLQVIFFAGVIGFAMVKLGEKVAGMRKLVGEASEIMIQVTRFVLEFTPIGTFGLIAALVGGYGFEQLRPLLMFVVALYVACAFHIIVVYGGLLMAHGLNPWKFFRGAAPGMQVAFVASSSFAALPVSLRSATHNLGVDKDYAAFAVPLGATIKMDGCGAIYPALAAVFISQYAGIELSLSQYLIIALASVLGSFGTAGVPGTAVIMATVVLSAAGLPLETIGYLYAIDRVLDMMRTMTNVTGQMLVPVLVAKQTGMLDRTVYEAASTNVGLDQADAPR
- a CDS encoding alkaline phosphatase, with translation MTPFPPHRPWLPLACAFALTACASAPTQTPSAQALSARATGIDVPVPSIAHPAGETAAWWFRDGASQAAARGAMQGRAKNVIIFLGDGMSLTTVAAARIFEGQRKGGSGEENRLAWETFPATALSKTYNTDSQTPDSAGTMSAIATGVKTRAGVLSIGQGAKRKDCAGALAAPMLTLWELASSNGMATGVVTTARVTHATPGATFTHSPERNWENDSDLPAQAVREGCIDIARQLVETPFGRGFDVLMGGGRKNFMPASQRDPEEDDKVGERRDGRDLIADWKTRHRGGVYAWNKAQLDAAPLDKPLLALFQPDHMQFEYERPKDVAGEPSLAEMTRAAIARLSRNREGYVLLVEAGRIDHANHYGNAYRALSDTVAMSDAVRAASEATSAEDTLLIVTADHSHVLNFVGYPHRGNPILGKVRGGSGEDDEGGLVNDGLGLPYTTLSYANGPGYTGASSSQAAGPKHYPHMGKEYEPAEGRPDLRGVDTEHPDYMQESAVPLPNETHGGDDVGIWASGPGSDAIRGSVEQNAIFHFAAQATPRLREALCAKELCDANGVPVELPAVEAFKPR